The DNA region ATTCGACATAGTTGTATTCGACAGAGTCGAATATAACATGTAAGTGTCGAAGTTTGAAGTATGTATTCGACAGAGTCGAATACTGCAATAGTAAATTGTATTTTGGTTGCCTATATATATAGATGATGATGTAACTCTAAACACTGCAATTTTCACAATATAGTCTCTCTCCCTCACTCCCTGAAAATCCTAATTGTTCTAACAACAATCCCAACGCTAGAGAATGTAATTAAGCAACACAACTACTAGTTTGATGGTTAATGCCCTGATCTCCAACAATGCCAACGCTATGGAAAGTAATTGAGAAGCAGCACAACTAATGGTTAATGCCCAGATCTCCCTTTAAGTCTTGTAAAATAAATTTAGGACTATTGTCCTTCCTAACAACCATGACTTTGAAATTGAACTGATTCTCAACTAAGTGAATAAACTGTGGAATTTGAAGCTAAGCCTAAAGTTCAATAAACTGTGGAAATTGAACTGATTCTCAACTAAGTGAATTCTGGAATGGAAATAGAATTACTAAGCTTATTGCTTAGAACTTTTTCTGTTAAAACATTAGATGGaagttttttatgatgataaagGACACTGATCCATACAAGGTAAAGATGCTAAAGAAAgatatgctcagaattcaacaTGAACATTTAACTTTCTGCTACTTGTATAAATTATACAACAAACACACAAAATTATACAATATGACATCACAAGTGAATCTAAACTTTTATAAGGAAGCAGAATCAGCAAAGCTAAAGTCAAATTCTTTCATATAATTTATAAACTATTTTCATAAACTACCTTAAAATAAGTTGTTTCTATAAACTCTTGTAATGAATCTCACACATATATATGCTTATTCGAGCAGGTAAACTCAAATTAGTAAATTCAAACATGTTTTTTTTTAAGTGTTTAGAACTAAAGCATCAATCTTAGAAGGAGCAATACTCCTACCACTACTAGAAAGACTCCATTGATCAGAAACAAAGCTTCTTGTTGTAGATGAAATTCCACAACCACCCTCAGATGCTGCAGCAGCAGCAACACCGCATTTGGCTACAATCCTCACACTCTCAATCAAATCTTTTGTTTGAGACTCTTGTGACAAAATTTCCAATAACTTTTCAGGAGTTATCACCAACTTCACTTTCCAAACCCCAATACTCTTTCTTTTTTTACTAATACTGCTTTTGTGATTAACACTGCTTCTACTAGTCCTACAAGAGAAGGATTCTGCTAATGCCTTTTGAAGCAACCCTACACCTTGATAGTATTGGTAATCCAATGACATTCTATATGGAGTAGGATGAGGTGCTGTAGGAACACTTTGAGACCTAACATGTCCTTGCCGGACAATAATGCTGCCGCTGTTGTCACCCACGGCGGTTTTATTGTTAGGTGGCAGGACAGTCATCGGTAGTAAATAATATGACTCTCCTGCCACCAACTCATCAAGTTGGCAAAGTGGTTTAGAAAAGTGGTCATTGGTTGGGAATAAGGCATGGCTTTGAAACTCATGTGTGATGAAATTTGGTGTAATTGGAGGATAGAACTCCATGATGTTACCATCCGATGTTATGATTTTGATCAATGTGTGTGGATCTGACATTGCACCCAACAAGCAGTTTCCCATGTTAGATATTATACCTATGCATGTGTGTGTGAAGTGTTTTTATGGTATAGTTTGAAAGGAGGGAACTCAAGAGCGGgaaaattgaaaaaagaaaaagatgtTGAATGAATGATTCTTGTTCTTGGAAAGAAATGATTGTCATGTAATATGTGAGAATAATTTTATTCCATTTTGATGACAGTATGCTGCAAGGTCCACTATATCAGAGGAGAAAGCAAAAGGACTAGAAGAAGATAAACATGCTACCTTTCAGCTTTTTCTTTTTCCTATTTACACTTTTTCTTTTTCCTATTTACACTTTTTCTTTGTGCTTTCATAAAGACATATCAAAATTCATTCAGTGTCTATTACGGAAAATCGGGGTCTTGAGTTCTAAGACAAAATTTAATATTAGTTtttttaatataataataataataataataataataataataataataataataataataataataataataataataataataataataataatttaataaaattaataaattgTAATGAGCtttttaaaatgaaattttttatttaaattattagAGTTGATATCTCAAACATTTATTTTATTGatattttaaaataaatcattaaAATAGTAAATACCAAGTTTTCATGTTATATAATAGGTCATAAAATTTTATTATctataaaaataaattttaaattaactAATACATTTTCTAAacaaatattattttttaattgttataaaaaataattgataatttctttctatttttttttaatgttataattTTATAAGTATGAGATTCAAACTCATTTAACaaatcaaaaaataaataaattttggtAGTAAAAAATTCTTGAGATTATTTTAGTTCACCATAAATTAAATGAACTATTTCAATatattattttttcaaaattttcattaATAATTTTGATCTTTTACACAGGTTTAACCCAATATTCTTAAATAATTTGAGTTTTTGCACATGATCATCAGCATAATAATTTTTCACAAGCAAATTTGAGCTTTCGAATATAATCAATGCAATAACTTTTCACAAACAAATTTGAATTTTGCACTATATCAACCTAAACAACCTTAAACAAATTTGAATTTTGCACTATATCAACCTAAACAACCTTAAACAAATTACCTAGAACTTTTATACCCATTCAACTCAAAACCTTAAATCAAAATTTTTACAGATTTAATTTACAAACTTTAAATCTATTACAAAAGATCACCATCACTATCAATTGAACTCGTTCACTCTCATCGCTAAGGAAACTCTAATAAAAATGAACTTTATAAAACAATGAGTAGTAGAAAGATAGGAAATAAGTTTTATTTAGAAAACTAGTGTGTGAAAAATATAAGAAAAAGTCTTGCTAAAAAAGGCAACAATCATTAAACTTTTTAAATTTTTAATCGATTAAAAATATGTCTTAATCGATTAGCTTAAGCCAAAAAAGGATTTTGAATTTTGATGTCACTTAATCGATTACAGGCCTCCTTAATCGATTTGGAGACATTACACTTTATTTTAATAGATTATAAGAAAGACTTAATCGATTAACTAATGTTTTTGCCTTCATAATTAACCAATCAAACTTCTTAATCATTTAAGCACTTGTTTGTATTGTTTTTAAAaagttttataaaaaaaattagaaGTTTAAAATACTTGCGGGTGTGTTTGTCGCCTTGATATATCAAGAACTACTCTTAATTCATTTACAATGAATTGAGCAAAACTATAAGATAAAACATTAAACACAAGATCAAACAAACTTTTAGAACTTCACAATGCTGAGTTCTTCGTTTAAT from Lathyrus oleraceus cultivar Zhongwan6 chromosome 1, CAAS_Psat_ZW6_1.0, whole genome shotgun sequence includes:
- the LOC127128949 gene encoding uncharacterized protein LOC127128949; its protein translation is MGNCLLGAMSDPHTLIKIITSDGNIMEFYPPITPNFITHEFQSHALFPTNDHFSKPLCQLDELVAGESYYLLPMTVLPPNNKTAVGDNSGSIIVRQGHVRSQSVPTAPHPTPYRMSLDYQYYQGVGLLQKALAESFSCRTSRSSVNHKSSISKKRKSIGVWKVKLVITPEKLLEILSQESQTKDLIESVRIVAKCGVAAAAASEGGCGISSTTRSFVSDQWSLSSSGRSIAPSKIDALVLNT